A part of Gramella sp. MAR_2010_147 genomic DNA contains:
- a CDS encoding metallophosphoesterase — translation MKKVKLLAPFIILFLVYSCATVEPKYRDGEPTSEFGYPNNKEVEKSFYLLGDGGYSPPGGTSLGLIAFKTYLDSVNRTENYTIFLGDNIYPDGMPPEGSPDREAAEYRLDAQLDAIENYKGKVVVIPGNHDWYNEKLNGLERQKDYLKSKFEDILLWSPEIGCGLESLEISENIQLIVIDSQWYLEDWDKNPKINDNCEQIKTREAMFLELESEIKKNQNKTVLIALHHPIYTNGVHGGQYTIDRHIYPSQKKIPLPILGSLATLIRTTGGVSIQDAQNNRYKSLANRLSVIAQGSERVIFASGHEHSLQYIEHDSVKQIVSGSGSKASYATLSNDGVFAYNGQGFAVLDIFKDGSSWVSFYGNQDNKPKLLFQKEILETPVPFEFKDYPDSFPETITTSIYKEDDTDKSPVHETVWGERYRELYGTNVNLKVADLDTLYGGLKVVREGGGHQTVSLRVKDSLGREYNIRRLRKDALLFLQNVAFKNQPVENKLENTVAENLLTDFYTAAHPYGFLAIPGLSDAAGVFHTNPKVFYLPKQEALGKYNSVHGDDIYMIVERPEEGWKDYENFGSPGHDIVSTADMIERLRRDEKYILDEDAYVRARIFDMLIGDWDRHQDQWRWAEVEDAEGKHHFIPIPRDRDQVFSNFDGAFFGTLRALTGFANQFAVYGDDIKDVEWFNIAAMGLDRSLLQNTGKEAWLTQAKYIQENVTDEAIIDAFSNLPKETMGETTETLINNVKGRRNNIVEIAKRYYDKLAALAIVTGTDKDDFIDVVRLEDGNTRVTITRNKDGERAENLSDKIYKFSETKEIWVYGLDDDDKIQVKGTGDSKIFVRVIGGQNNDIYTIDNGANLKLYDHKSLPNTVNKLTNAKVRFTDNYEINTYDKDKKTFSSGSILPDLGYNPDEAFSFSLEYVKSINKFKRNPFTSQYTFYGEYHSATNGFELNYEAEFASIIGKYNLLLGAHYTSPKYSENFFGFGNETRNFEDDLELDYNRVGLNEYSAKAALVNKTPFGSFFGFTASFEGIEVQDDEGRFITEDFVNSDPDFFQRKYFAGLDAMYRYESYDNRLAPTRGMLFELNLGAKMNTANPDRQYGYFKPYMGFYNALTRNRKLVLKTRAEAHINMGQEYEFYQSAQLGAESGLRGYRLERYSGKSSFGAGADLRYSFDTVKTSFLPFQLGIYGGYDLGRVWTENENSKVWHDSYGGGLWINSADAIQGKVSMFAGSEGARFQFSLGLKF, via the coding sequence ATGAAAAAAGTTAAACTTTTAGCCCCGTTTATCATCTTATTTCTTGTTTATTCCTGTGCTACAGTGGAACCTAAATATAGAGATGGAGAGCCAACATCTGAGTTTGGATATCCCAATAATAAGGAAGTTGAAAAGTCTTTTTATCTGTTAGGAGATGGTGGTTATTCTCCTCCCGGGGGAACCTCTTTAGGTCTTATTGCTTTTAAAACATACCTGGATTCTGTAAACAGAACAGAAAATTATACCATATTCTTAGGGGATAATATATATCCTGACGGAATGCCGCCGGAAGGATCTCCAGATCGGGAGGCGGCTGAATATCGCCTGGATGCTCAACTGGATGCTATAGAAAATTATAAGGGAAAAGTAGTAGTTATTCCCGGTAACCATGACTGGTATAATGAAAAGTTGAATGGTCTAGAACGCCAAAAAGATTATTTGAAAAGTAAGTTTGAGGATATTTTACTTTGGAGCCCGGAGATTGGCTGTGGTCTTGAATCTTTAGAGATCTCAGAAAATATTCAGCTTATTGTTATTGATTCTCAATGGTATTTGGAAGACTGGGATAAAAATCCAAAGATTAATGATAATTGTGAACAGATTAAGACCAGGGAAGCTATGTTCCTGGAACTGGAATCTGAAATAAAGAAAAATCAAAATAAAACGGTCTTAATTGCATTGCATCACCCTATCTATACCAATGGAGTGCATGGTGGTCAGTATACAATAGATAGGCATATTTACCCATCCCAGAAGAAAATACCGTTGCCTATTCTGGGTTCTTTAGCGACGTTGATAAGAACTACGGGTGGAGTTTCTATTCAGGATGCACAGAATAATAGATATAAATCCCTGGCAAATAGATTATCTGTAATAGCCCAGGGGTCTGAAAGAGTGATCTTCGCATCGGGGCATGAGCATTCGCTTCAATATATTGAGCATGACAGTGTTAAACAGATCGTTTCTGGTTCTGGATCTAAAGCTTCATATGCCACTTTAAGTAATGACGGTGTTTTCGCCTATAATGGCCAGGGTTTTGCGGTATTGGATATTTTTAAGGATGGTTCATCCTGGGTGAGTTTTTATGGAAATCAGGACAACAAACCAAAATTGCTTTTTCAGAAAGAGATTTTAGAAACCCCTGTTCCATTTGAGTTCAAGGATTATCCTGATAGTTTTCCGGAAACAATAACTACTTCTATTTATAAAGAAGACGATACAGATAAGAGCCCCGTTCATGAAACTGTCTGGGGTGAAAGATATCGTGAACTTTATGGGACAAATGTAAACTTAAAAGTAGCTGACCTTGATACGCTCTATGGTGGTTTGAAAGTTGTTCGTGAAGGCGGAGGACATCAAACTGTTTCTTTGAGAGTAAAAGATAGTTTAGGCAGAGAGTATAATATTAGAAGATTAAGAAAAGATGCGCTGTTATTTCTTCAAAACGTGGCATTTAAAAATCAGCCTGTAGAAAATAAACTGGAGAATACGGTTGCTGAAAACCTGCTTACAGACTTTTATACTGCTGCCCATCCATATGGTTTTCTTGCAATTCCTGGGCTTAGTGATGCTGCGGGGGTGTTTCATACCAATCCAAAAGTTTTTTATTTACCAAAACAGGAAGCTCTGGGAAAATATAATTCTGTTCATGGGGATGATATCTATATGATTGTAGAAAGACCAGAGGAGGGCTGGAAAGATTATGAAAATTTTGGAAGTCCGGGTCATGATATCGTAAGTACTGCAGATATGATTGAGAGATTGAGAAGGGATGAGAAGTACATTTTGGATGAAGATGCCTATGTGAGGGCAAGAATTTTTGATATGCTTATTGGTGACTGGGATAGACATCAGGATCAATGGAGATGGGCCGAAGTAGAAGATGCTGAGGGTAAGCACCATTTTATACCAATACCAAGGGATCGCGACCAGGTGTTTTCAAATTTTGACGGAGCTTTTTTTGGAACACTGCGCGCACTCACTGGTTTTGCTAATCAGTTTGCTGTATATGGAGATGACATTAAAGATGTGGAGTGGTTTAATATCGCTGCCATGGGACTTGACAGGTCGCTTTTACAGAATACCGGCAAAGAAGCATGGCTCACTCAGGCTAAATACATTCAGGAGAATGTAACGGATGAAGCCATAATTGATGCTTTTTCTAATTTGCCAAAAGAAACAATGGGAGAAACAACAGAAACGCTTATAAATAACGTGAAAGGGCGGCGTAATAATATTGTTGAGATCGCAAAGCGATATTACGACAAACTGGCCGCATTAGCGATTGTTACTGGTACAGATAAAGATGATTTCATCGATGTAGTACGCCTGGAAGATGGAAATACGAGAGTGACCATTACCAGAAATAAAGATGGTGAAAGAGCTGAAAATCTAAGTGATAAAATTTATAAATTCAGTGAGACCAAAGAGATATGGGTTTATGGATTGGATGATGATGATAAAATTCAAGTAAAGGGAACAGGAGATTCTAAAATATTCGTCCGGGTCATCGGGGGGCAGAATAACGATATCTATACCATAGATAATGGAGCTAATTTAAAATTGTACGATCATAAATCGCTTCCCAATACTGTAAATAAACTAACGAATGCTAAAGTTAGATTTACAGATAACTATGAGATTAATACTTACGATAAAGATAAAAAGACGTTTTCGTCTGGTTCTATACTTCCAGATCTAGGTTATAATCCAGATGAGGCATTTTCTTTTAGTCTGGAATATGTGAAGTCCATTAATAAGTTCAAAAGAAATCCTTTTACGTCTCAATATACCTTTTACGGGGAATATCATTCTGCTACAAATGGATTTGAATTGAACTACGAGGCTGAATTTGCAAGTATTATTGGAAAATATAATCTATTACTGGGCGCGCATTATACAAGCCCAAAGTATTCCGAAAATTTCTTTGGTTTCGGAAATGAGACCAGGAACTTTGAGGATGATCTTGAATTAGATTATAATAGAGTAGGCTTAAATGAATACTCAGCTAAGGCTGCATTAGTAAATAAAACACCTTTTGGTAGCTTCTTTGGGTTCACTGCAAGCTTTGAAGGTATTGAGGTGCAAGATGACGAGGGAAGATTCATTACTGAAGATTTTGTAAACTCTGATCCCGATTTTTTCCAAAGAAAATATTTTGCAGGATTAGATGCCATGTATAGATATGAAAGTTATGACAATCGTCTGGCACCTACCAGAGGAATGTTGTTTGAGTTAAATCTTGGTGCTAAAATGAATACAGCCAATCCAGACCGTCAATATGGTTATTTCAAGCCGTATATGGGCTTCTACAATGCGCTTACGCGAAATAGAAAGCTTGTTTTGAAAACAAGGGCAGAGGCTCATATTAATATGGGTCAGGAATATGAATTTTATCAATCCGCACAATTAGGAGCGGAAAGTGGATTAAGAGGCTATAGACTGGAAAGATATTCCGGTAAAAGTTCTTTTGGTGCAGGAGCTGATCTTCGCTACTCGTTTGATACCGTAAAAACAAGTTTTCTTCCATTCCAGTTGGGGATCTATGGAGGTTATGATTTAGGTAGAGTCTGGACTGAGAACGAAAACTCTAAGGTGTGGCATGATAGTTATGGAGGCGGACTATGGATAAATAGTGCAGATGCAATCCAGGGAAAAGTTAGCATGTTTGCAGGAAGTGAAGGAGCAAGATTTCAATTTTCTTTAGGTCTTAAATTCTAA
- a CDS encoding mechanosensitive ion channel family protein, whose product MQDFNIQDSIKGIWDKLEGWMDTIILGLPNFLLAILVFIIFIFIAKYVGKIFDKIFHKSIKQDSIRQMAVKVIKAIVILIGFFIALGLLNLDTVLTSVLGAAGVVGLAIGLALQGTLNNTFSGLILSFLPELQIGDWVETNGFAGSVMEINLRNIVIKQSDNNYVIIPNGKIIDEPFKNFTRTARSRVFVNCGVGYSSDLEMVRELTIKTIEDIFPQRGNEEVELMFQEFGDSSINYVLRFWTDVTKNRDILIAQNTAIIAIKKAYDAKGINIPFPIRTIDFTNKLSLNKNGD is encoded by the coding sequence ATGCAGGACTTCAACATTCAAGATTCAATAAAAGGTATCTGGGATAAATTAGAAGGTTGGATGGACACTATCATTTTAGGTCTACCCAACTTTCTTTTAGCTATTCTGGTTTTCATCATATTTATTTTTATAGCTAAATATGTTGGGAAGATATTCGATAAAATTTTCCACAAAAGCATCAAACAGGATTCCATCAGGCAAATGGCTGTAAAAGTCATTAAAGCAATTGTAATACTCATTGGTTTCTTTATAGCTCTAGGCTTATTAAATCTGGACACAGTCCTTACATCAGTACTTGGTGCTGCCGGTGTGGTTGGTCTGGCTATAGGTCTTGCCTTGCAAGGAACTTTAAACAATACTTTTTCCGGGTTAATATTAAGTTTCCTGCCAGAACTTCAAATTGGTGACTGGGTAGAAACGAATGGTTTTGCTGGTTCTGTAATGGAAATCAATCTCAGGAATATTGTTATAAAACAATCAGACAATAATTATGTGATAATCCCTAATGGTAAGATCATAGATGAACCTTTCAAGAACTTTACGAGAACAGCGCGATCCAGAGTTTTTGTGAATTGTGGTGTTGGTTATTCTTCAGATCTTGAAATGGTAAGAGAACTTACCATTAAGACCATTGAAGACATTTTCCCTCAAAGGGGAAATGAAGAAGTGGAATTAATGTTTCAGGAATTTGGTGATAGTTCTATTAACTATGTTCTGAGGTTCTGGACAGATGTAACGAAAAACAGGGATATATTAATTGCTCAAAATACTGCAATAATAGCTATCAAGAAAGCTTATGACGCTAAGGGTATCAATATTCCATTCCCAATTAGAACTATAGACTTTACCAATAAATTATCTCTTAATAAAAATGGAGATTAA
- a CDS encoding Dps family protein produces the protein MNYLGLDSNKTKKTVEELNVLLADYHIYYQKLRNFHWNVIGKNFFDLHEKFEELYDDAKLKVDEIAERILTLRYQPTSNLSDYLKDANLKESPSDISDSKMIELLLEDHGLLLKQMRKVVDVADAGGDEGTIDLIGAYIRELEKTSWMLDAWKMKTSEQHKPVKK, from the coding sequence ATGAATTATTTAGGTTTGGACTCAAACAAAACAAAAAAAACCGTTGAGGAACTTAACGTGCTTTTAGCCGATTATCACATATACTATCAGAAACTAAGAAATTTTCACTGGAACGTGATTGGTAAGAATTTCTTTGATCTTCATGAAAAATTTGAAGAACTTTATGATGATGCAAAACTCAAAGTTGATGAAATTGCTGAAAGAATTCTTACCTTAAGATATCAACCAACAAGTAACTTGAGTGATTACCTTAAAGATGCTAACTTAAAAGAATCCCCTTCAGATATTTCAGACAGTAAAATGATCGAATTACTATTGGAGGACCACGGATTGCTTCTTAAACAGATGAGAAAAGTTGTGGATGTTGCAGATGCAGGCGGAGATGAAGGAACTATTGATCTTATTGGGGCTTACATTCGTGAATTAGAAAAAACGAGCTGGATGTTGGATGCATGGAAAATGAAAACCAGTGAACAGCATAAACCCGTAAAAAAATAA
- a CDS encoding phosphoribosylpyrophosphate synthetase: MKDYGTLSQAINKLKLEEGYEEDFNLLDEKIELKSKKQKFGVEEFEVDKVLRFEGMSNPDDNAILYAITTSNNQKGTLVDGYGISSGQISKEMMKKLDLKDHRALD; the protein is encoded by the coding sequence ATGAAAGATTACGGTACACTATCACAAGCAATCAATAAATTGAAATTAGAAGAAGGATATGAAGAAGATTTCAATTTACTTGATGAAAAAATTGAACTAAAATCCAAAAAACAAAAATTCGGTGTTGAAGAATTTGAAGTAGATAAAGTATTACGATTTGAAGGTATGAGCAATCCAGATGATAATGCCATACTTTATGCGATAACTACTTCGAACAATCAAAAAGGAACCTTGGTTGATGGCTATGGGATTTCTAGCGGACAGATTTCAAAAGAAATGATGAAAAAACTAGACCTCAAAGACCATAGAGCTTTGGATTAA
- a CDS encoding DCC1-like thiol-disulfide oxidoreductase family protein — translation MFEKIKYTKNPPANNILIWDGDCGFCKFWKTRWEIKTKGKVDFKTFQEEAVKFPDIPVKEFKKASRLIETDGQLYSGPDSAYRSMWHSGNRKWHELYSSNTIFRSLSDHSYNHIAKNRALYFKLTKILVGDNPLKFKPYWLLYLILFIIFFSFI, via the coding sequence TTGTTTGAAAAGATTAAATACACTAAAAACCCGCCTGCTAACAATATTCTGATATGGGATGGGGATTGCGGATTTTGTAAGTTTTGGAAAACCAGGTGGGAGATAAAGACCAAAGGGAAGGTTGATTTTAAAACCTTTCAGGAAGAGGCAGTCAAATTTCCAGATATTCCAGTAAAAGAATTTAAAAAAGCCAGCAGACTTATAGAAACTGATGGACAATTATATAGCGGACCAGATTCTGCTTACCGTAGTATGTGGCATTCTGGGAACAGGAAATGGCATGAATTATATTCTTCAAATACTATATTCAGATCCTTAAGTGATCATAGCTACAATCATATTGCTAAAAACAGAGCTTTATATTTTAAACTTACTAAAATTTTAGTTGGTGATAATCCTCTAAAGTTCAAACCCTATTGGCTATTATATCTAATTTTATTCATCATATTTTTTAGTTTTATATGA
- a CDS encoding LacI family DNA-binding transcriptional regulator, translating to MKSKITLKELAKLLNVSVSTVSKALHDSPEISPKTAERVRELAKLHNYRPNPVAVNLKKSKTGTIGVVIPNISNSFFARVLSGMEAEAQKHGQQVITYISNESLDREKQICDLLTSGFVDGVLIAVSEETQKKQEYDHLFALLDYDIPVVIYDRINLGLPADKVGVDDEKSFYDAAKYFGAKGLEKIGLASAIHHVGIGQLRIKGYEEALDYENAILKATSTKPDELRKKIKRLITEEKVEALLCTDFESAMMATRIAYEENVNIPGDLKLIGYISKDIAEFLTPSLSYIEQHPQELGSTAVEVLNNRLDGKYESGKFQEKIIATTLVHLESTRF from the coding sequence ATGAAAAGTAAAATAACTTTAAAAGAGTTGGCAAAACTACTGAATGTAAGCGTTTCAACAGTTTCCAAAGCCTTGCATGATAGTCCGGAAATAAGCCCTAAAACTGCTGAAAGGGTTAGGGAGCTTGCCAAACTGCACAATTACAGGCCAAATCCTGTTGCGGTTAATCTTAAAAAAAGCAAGACCGGCACTATAGGGGTAGTAATCCCAAATATTTCAAATAGTTTTTTTGCCAGGGTACTTTCAGGAATGGAAGCCGAAGCACAAAAACATGGTCAGCAGGTGATCACTTACATATCTAATGAGTCCCTCGATCGTGAAAAGCAAATTTGTGATTTATTGACTTCCGGTTTTGTAGACGGTGTTTTGATAGCAGTATCAGAAGAAACTCAGAAAAAACAGGAGTACGATCATCTTTTCGCTCTTTTAGATTATGATATTCCCGTAGTGATCTATGACAGGATTAATTTAGGTCTCCCGGCTGATAAGGTAGGAGTGGATGATGAGAAAAGTTTTTATGATGCCGCTAAATATTTTGGGGCAAAGGGATTAGAAAAAATTGGACTGGCATCAGCGATACATCATGTTGGCATAGGTCAGCTTAGGATAAAAGGCTATGAGGAGGCTTTGGATTACGAAAATGCGATTTTAAAAGCGACCAGCACGAAACCAGATGAGTTAAGAAAAAAAATTAAAAGACTTATAACTGAGGAAAAAGTTGAAGCATTGCTGTGTACAGATTTTGAGAGTGCAATGATGGCTACAAGAATCGCTTACGAAGAAAATGTAAATATTCCTGGAGACTTGAAATTAATAGGTTATATAAGTAAAGATATCGCTGAATTTTTAACTCCTTCCTTAAGTTATATAGAACAACATCCTCAGGAATTAGGTTCTACCGCTGTGGAGGTTTTAAATAATCGTCTGGATGGCAAATATGAATCGGGTAAATTTCAAGAGAAAATTATCGCAACGACTTTGGTTCATTTGGAGTCTACGAGGTTTTAA
- a CDS encoding SDR family oxidoreductase yields the protein MITEHQKEKITTSKILVTGGAGFIGSNLCETLISLGAEVRCLDNFATGHKRNLDAIINNSAFELIEGDIRDINTCNTACKDVDYVFHEAALGSVPRSLKDPVTSNEVNISGFLNMLVAARDAGVKRLVYAASSSTYGDSEALPKIEDNIGKPLSPYAITKYVNELYADNFKKSYDFDSIGLRYFNVFGRKQDPNGAYAAVIPKFVMQFMKHESPLINGDGTYSRDFTYIDNVIQMNLLAILADDPKAVNQVYNTAVGDRTNLVELTQLLKKHLSAYDSEIAKVEVKHGPNRPGDIPHSLASVEKAEKLLGYKPEFHIEDGLKEAVNWYWNNLR from the coding sequence TTGATCACTGAACATCAGAAAGAAAAAATTACAACTTCAAAAATATTAGTAACTGGTGGAGCAGGTTTTATTGGCTCCAATCTCTGTGAAACATTAATTTCTCTTGGCGCTGAAGTGCGGTGCCTGGATAATTTTGCTACAGGCCATAAAAGGAACCTGGATGCAATTATCAATAATTCTGCATTTGAACTTATTGAAGGTGATATAAGGGATATTAATACCTGTAACACAGCTTGCAAGGATGTTGATTATGTTTTTCATGAAGCAGCTTTAGGTTCTGTGCCAAGGTCTTTAAAAGACCCCGTTACTAGTAATGAGGTCAACATTTCAGGTTTTCTAAATATGTTAGTTGCTGCTCGGGATGCTGGCGTAAAACGTTTAGTTTATGCAGCAAGTTCTTCTACTTATGGAGATTCCGAAGCATTACCCAAAATTGAAGATAACATTGGAAAGCCACTTTCTCCCTATGCAATTACAAAATATGTAAACGAATTGTATGCAGATAATTTTAAAAAATCTTATGATTTTGACAGCATTGGATTAAGGTATTTTAATGTTTTTGGAAGAAAGCAGGACCCAAATGGAGCTTATGCTGCGGTAATACCTAAGTTTGTTATGCAATTTATGAAGCACGAAAGTCCGTTGATAAACGGTGATGGCACTTATTCACGTGACTTCACATATATAGACAATGTGATTCAGATGAATTTACTAGCAATATTAGCTGATGATCCTAAAGCTGTAAACCAGGTATATAACACGGCCGTAGGTGATAGAACGAACCTTGTAGAGCTTACTCAACTTTTGAAAAAGCACCTTTCCGCATATGACTCTGAAATTGCTAAAGTGGAAGTTAAGCATGGTCCAAATCGGCCAGGTGATATTCCACACTCGTTAGCTTCTGTTGAAAAAGCTGAGAAGCTTTTAGGATATAAACCAGAGTTTCATATTGAAGATGGTCTTAAAGAGGCTGTTAACTGGTATTGGAATAACCTTAGATAG
- a CDS encoding GNAT family N-acetyltransferase, with protein MAKAKKDFLWKNSNNKLRQLNEQDIELIVFNSSKPDFEKLENRYYEIVKVYNRVPIIKEVKSKTINHPKIFSYKDEIPSPELIDLAKLAGKEGRFGRDHRISQETYDKIFEEWITNSVKRIVADEVLVYKVDEKVVGFGTLKIEGDNGFGPLFAVNRDYEGKGVSFALMRAIENKLIEKKCKYLVSGTQEINKKALGAFRRFGFELQTPEFVYHLWKINYNK; from the coding sequence GTGGCTAAGGCCAAGAAGGATTTTCTCTGGAAAAATTCAAATAACAAATTAAGACAATTAAATGAACAGGATATAGAACTAATAGTTTTTAATTCTTCAAAACCGGATTTTGAAAAGCTTGAAAATAGATATTATGAGATTGTTAAGGTTTACAATCGTGTTCCAATAATTAAAGAAGTTAAGTCGAAAACTATTAATCATCCTAAAATATTTAGTTATAAAGATGAAATACCTTCTCCTGAATTAATCGATTTAGCGAAATTGGCAGGAAAAGAGGGAAGATTTGGGCGTGATCATCGAATATCTCAAGAAACATACGATAAAATTTTTGAAGAGTGGATAACCAATTCTGTAAAAAGAATTGTAGCTGATGAGGTTTTAGTTTATAAGGTGGATGAAAAAGTTGTTGGTTTTGGGACTCTAAAAATAGAGGGAGATAATGGTTTTGGTCCTTTATTTGCAGTGAACCGGGATTATGAAGGGAAGGGAGTCTCTTTTGCCCTTATGCGAGCAATTGAAAACAAGTTAATTGAAAAAAAATGCAAATATCTTGTGAGCGGTACTCAAGAGATTAATAAAAAAGCCCTAGGTGCTTTTAGAAGGTTCGGCTTTGAACTTCAAACTCCGGAATTCGTTTATCACCTTTGGAAAATAAATTATAATAAATGA
- a CDS encoding nucleotide sugar dehydrogenase encodes MNRKKIAVIGLGYVGLPLARLFSTKYPVVGFDINQSRVKELMDGIDSTLEVENSVLKDVLKKDDDNKKGLYCSANFEDLKNCNYYIITVPTPVDKNNRPDLTPLYKSSQTVAKVLKKGDIVIYESTVYPGVTEDECIPVLEEISGLKFNEDFFVGYSPERINPGDKEHTVDKILKVTAGSTPEIGKKVNELYAEVITAGTHLAPTIKVAEAAKVIENSQRDINIAFVNELAKIFNMMGIDTQAVLEAAGTKWNFLPFKPGLVGGHCIGVDPYYLAQKAQEIGYHPEIILAGRRMNDSMGQYVASEVVKLMLQNDQRIKKADILVMGITFKENCPDVRNTKVVDVIKNLKEYGTEVTIYDPLANPEEVMYEYGLHTVKELPKAKYDAVVLTVAHKEFLQLDFSQLKNENAVVYDVKGVLGDKCDKKL; translated from the coding sequence ATGAATAGAAAAAAAATCGCCGTAATAGGTCTTGGATATGTTGGACTTCCATTAGCGAGGTTATTTTCTACTAAATATCCCGTTGTTGGTTTTGATATAAACCAATCTAGAGTAAAGGAATTAATGGATGGTATCGATTCGACTCTTGAGGTAGAAAATTCAGTTCTAAAGGATGTTTTAAAAAAAGATGATGATAATAAAAAGGGGCTTTATTGTTCAGCAAATTTTGAGGATTTAAAAAATTGTAATTACTACATAATTACGGTCCCTACACCTGTGGATAAAAATAACCGGCCAGATCTAACTCCATTATATAAGAGTAGTCAGACAGTCGCAAAGGTTTTAAAGAAGGGAGATATTGTTATTTATGAGTCTACAGTGTATCCCGGAGTGACAGAAGATGAGTGTATACCGGTTCTCGAAGAAATTAGTGGTTTGAAATTTAATGAGGATTTCTTTGTAGGTTATTCACCGGAGCGTATCAATCCTGGAGATAAAGAACATACTGTAGATAAAATATTAAAAGTTACGGCAGGTTCAACACCGGAAATTGGGAAAAAAGTCAATGAGCTTTATGCTGAAGTGATTACAGCTGGAACTCATCTAGCTCCAACTATAAAAGTAGCTGAAGCTGCGAAAGTTATTGAGAATTCTCAGAGAGATATTAATATTGCTTTTGTAAACGAACTTGCTAAAATTTTCAATATGATGGGGATTGATACTCAGGCTGTTTTAGAAGCTGCTGGAACGAAATGGAATTTTCTTCCATTTAAACCTGGTTTGGTAGGTGGTCATTGTATTGGAGTTGATCCTTATTATCTAGCTCAGAAGGCTCAGGAAATAGGTTATCATCCTGAGATAATTCTTGCAGGTAGGAGAATGAACGATTCGATGGGGCAATATGTAGCATCAGAGGTTGTTAAATTAATGCTCCAGAATGATCAAAGGATCAAAAAAGCCGATATTTTAGTGATGGGGATTACCTTCAAAGAAAATTGTCCTGACGTTAGAAATACCAAAGTTGTAGATGTGATCAAGAACCTTAAGGAATATGGTACAGAGGTTACTATCTATGATCCGCTAGCCAATCCCGAAGAGGTAATGTACGAGTACGGACTTCACACAGTAAAAGAACTTCCGAAAGCGAAGTATGATGCCGTTGTTCTTACGGTTGCTCATAAAGAATTTTTACAATTAGATTTTAGCCAGTTGAAAAATGAGAATGCTGTTGTATATGACGTGAAGGGAGTGCTTGGTGATAAATGTGATAAAAAATTATAA